Genomic segment of Streptomyces zhihengii:
CACGCCGAGGGCGCGAGCCCTTCCTCGATCGGTCTCATCCTCACCCTCGCGGGCGTCGGCGGGCTGCTGGGCGCGCTCGCCGCGCCCTGGCTGGTGCGGCGGCTGCCGGCCACCCGGATCGTCACGGGCGCCTCGTGGGCCATGGTGCCGACGGCGGCCGGGCTCGCCTTCGCCTCCCAGACCTGGGCCTACGGGCTGCTGCTGAGCGGGGTGTCGCTGATCGTGCCGTCGGTGGCGGTCGTGCTCCAGACCCGGGCGGTGCTGGTGACCCCCGACCGTCTGCTGGCCCGGATGGGCACGGTGCTGGGCACCGCAGGCCAGGGCGTCGCCGTGCTCGCCCCGGTGCTGGCCGGGGTGCTGGTGGCTGCGTACGGGGGCCGCTCGGTGGCGCTGGGCTGCGCCGGCGCGTTCGCCGGGCTGGCCCTGTACGCGACGGCCAGGTCCGCACTCGTCGTCCGGGAGGCGCCGTGACACCGCCGGCGCCGAGAACGGCGACCCGCACCTACGGCGTCTACCGCCCGGTGCTGCCGGTGACCAGCCCCCGCAACCCGGAACGGATGGTGTACACGGGGGACGCCGACGGCCGGTGCGAGATCTTCACCTGGGACCGGTCCAGCGGCAGCGGACGGCAGTTGACGGACCGTCCGCACGGCACGCTGCTGTGCGACATCGACGGCGACGAGGCCGTGTGGTGGTTCGACGAGGACCGCGGCGGCAGCGGCGTCTGGCGCACCCAGGACTTCGACGGCGGCCCGGACCGTACGGCGCTGGCCGGGGTGCCGGCCGGGCGGCCCGCCGGGCTGGCGCTGACGGAACGCGGCACGGTGGCCGTCGGGATCCGCGGTGCCGGGGGATTCAGCGTGCACCTGGGGCGGCGCGGCGGCAGGGGCACCCCCGTCCTGCGCACGACGGACTCCGCCACCCTGTGCGATCTGGCGCCGGACGGCGGACTGCTGGCGGTGTCCGGGCCCGCGCACTCCGCCCGAGCCGTGACGCTGCTGACCCCGGACGGTGCCACCGCCGCGGTGCTCTCCGGCACCGCGGAACGCACCTGGGCGCTCGGTTTCGCACCCGCTGCCGCGTCGGCCTCCGGCCTCGGCGGTACGTCCGGCCGCACGCTGCTGCTGGTCATGCGCGAGCGGGCCGGGCGCTACCACCTGGGGGTCTGGACCCCGGGCGGCGGACTGGAGCTGCTGCCCTGGTGCTCGTTCGACACCGAGACGACCGCCCGCTGGTACCCCGGCCCGGGGAGTGCGCGGGTCCTGCTGCGGCAGGACCGGCACGGCCGCAGCAGGCTGTTCACCGCCGACCTGGACCGCGGCGAGCTGACCCGGGTGCCCACCCCCGAGGGCAGCATCCTGGCCGCGTCGCCCGCCGCCGGCGGCGACGTGCACCTCATCTGGACCGACGCGGTGAACGTGCCCCGCGCGATGTCCCTGTCGGGTGCGTCGCTGCCGGGGCAGAGCGAGTGGCGCCTCCCCCGGTTCGGCCACCGCCGGGACCTGTGGACCCCGGGGCCCGACGGGCCCGTGCACACCTTCGTCACCACGCCCTCGGACCGCCCCGCGCCGCACCCGCTGGTGCTGCTCGTGCACGGCGGCCCGGCCGACCACGACCGCGACGCCTACGACCCGATGGTGCAGGCCCTCGTCGGCTCGGGGTACGCCGTGGCCCGCGTCAACTACCGGGGCTCGACCGGCTACGGGCCGCGCTGGCGCTCCGCCTGGTCCGAGGGCGTCGGCCACACGCAGGTCGCCGACCTGGTGCGGGCCCGCGCCGACCTGCTGGACCGGGGCATCGGCCGAGCGGGCGCCGTGGGCCTGTGCGGCACCTCGTGGGGCGGTTATCTGACGCTGCTGGCCATGGGCACCCGTCCCGGCCTGTGGGACGTCGGGGTGGCCGTCAAGCCGCTCGCCGACTGCGCCACCGCCTTCCGGCACTCCACGCCCGCCCTCCAGGCGCTGGACACCTCGCTGTTCGGCGGCACTCCGGACGAGGTGCCCGACGCCTACGCGCACGCCTCCCCGTCCTCGTACGCCGCCGCGATCCGCTCCCCGCTGCTGGTCGTCGCCGCGCGGCGGGACGCCAAGTGCCCGCCGGAGCAGATCGAGGCGTACCTGGCCGTGCTGCGCGCGGGCGGTGTCCCCCACGAGGTGATGTGGCTGGACTCGGGCCACGACGGCTACGACGGAGCCGACCACCTGGCCGTCATACGGCGGTCCCTCCAGTTTCTCGGCGGCGGGCTGCCTTCCGCGCCCGATCAGGCCGAGCCGCCCCCACCCCCGGAGAGGAGGTGAACATCATGCAGA
This window contains:
- a CDS encoding S9 family peptidase; this encodes MTPPAPRTATRTYGVYRPVLPVTSPRNPERMVYTGDADGRCEIFTWDRSSGSGRQLTDRPHGTLLCDIDGDEAVWWFDEDRGGSGVWRTQDFDGGPDRTALAGVPAGRPAGLALTERGTVAVGIRGAGGFSVHLGRRGGRGTPVLRTTDSATLCDLAPDGGLLAVSGPAHSARAVTLLTPDGATAAVLSGTAERTWALGFAPAAASASGLGGTSGRTLLLVMRERAGRYHLGVWTPGGGLELLPWCSFDTETTARWYPGPGSARVLLRQDRHGRSRLFTADLDRGELTRVPTPEGSILAASPAAGGDVHLIWTDAVNVPRAMSLSGASLPGQSEWRLPRFGHRRDLWTPGPDGPVHTFVTTPSDRPAPHPLVLLVHGGPADHDRDAYDPMVQALVGSGYAVARVNYRGSTGYGPRWRSAWSEGVGHTQVADLVRARADLLDRGIGRAGAVGLCGTSWGGYLTLLAMGTRPGLWDVGVAVKPLADCATAFRHSTPALQALDTSLFGGTPDEVPDAYAHASPSSYAAAIRSPLLVVAARRDAKCPPEQIEAYLAVLRAGGVPHEVMWLDSGHDGYDGADHLAVIRRSLQFLGGGLPSAPDQAEPPPPPERR